In the genome of Clostridia bacterium, the window TCAGCGATCATTGGAAGCTGTTCGGTGGCTTTTATAGGGCATTGCGTCCGGGCGGATGGCTGGTGGCTCAGTGCGGCGCGGCGCCAAACCTGGCGCGTCTGCGGCGGCGCGCGGCCGAACTGGTGTACGAAGGCATGTTCTCCGTGTACTTCCGCGACTGGACGGATCCGTGGATGTTCGTGGAGCACACGACCATGGCCGAGCGTTTACGCCTCGTCGGCTTCGAAAACGTAAAGACAACCCAGGTTCCCGCGTATTCGTGCATGCCGAACCGCGAAATGTACAAGCAGTACATCTCGACGGTGACACTCCGCAAGCACGTTGCACAGATGCCTGCAGAGATCGCACAGAAGTTCCTGAATGTCCTGGCCGATATGGCCGAGCATGACACTCCGAAATTCGAGATGGATTACTGGCGTCTGAATATGAGCGCCGTGAAACCGGCGAATACAGCGGCAGTGAACTCCAATTTAGCTTCAACTTCTAACTAGCTAACCCAGTTACGCACTTATTTTGTGGCGGCCGCTGCGTTCAGGACGGAGCGGCCGTTGTGTTACCGGACCGAGTCGACAATCCAGCGCAGGTAATCAGGGCAGCCGTCCGTGATGTCGATGGCGATGCACTCGGGAAGTTCGTAGGAGTGCAACTCTCTGATGTCGTCGCGAACAGCGGCGACGTTCTCCACGGTAGTCTTAATCAGCAGGAGAAATTCAGCGGCGCTCTCGACCTCTCCCTTCCATCTGTAAATGGATTCGAGAGGGCCAACGAGGTTGACGCAGGCAGCGTGCCGGCGTTCCACAAGTGCATGCGCAATGGTCTTCGCTTCTTCACGAGAACCGGCAGTGCTCAACAGCAGGCGAGTGTCCGTCATCGAGTGCGTGTCCGATGCAGACTATAATGCAACCAGCGGCAGAATGTAATCTGCAAAGACGCTGCTGACACCAACCCTGCTGTACTCTTCTGCAACTAAGGTTCGAGAAAGATGACAACACAGATCAAGTTTGGCACATCTGGCTGGCGGGCCGTCATGGCCGAAGAGTTCACGTTCGCGAACGTGCGCCGCGCCGTCACAGGCATTGCGCGTTATGTCGCGTCAACGAAGCCGTACGACGGAACGCGACTGATCGTGGGTCGCGACCCACGCTTCCTGGGCGAGAAGTTCGTTGACGTGGCAGCCGAAATTTTGGAAGCACATGGAGTGCAGCCGCTGGTCATCACCGAGGCGGCGCCCACCCCGGCAATCTCTTACGAAGTGGTTCGGCAGAAGACAGATGGCGCGATTAACTTCACGGCGTCACACAATCCGCCGGAATATAACGGTATCAAGTTCTCCACGCCGGATGGCGCACCGGCGCTGCCGGAAGCGACGCAGAGAATCGAAGCGGAGATCGCTGGATTGGGCCAGGGGGTCGAGACGGACGCCAGTCCATCCAACGGGAAGCAGGCGAAGCGTGAGCCCATCGAAGTGAAGTCGCATTACGTGGCGCG includes:
- a CDS encoding class I SAM-dependent methyltransferase, with amino-acid sequence MAQAESVSAEWDSTAYDVLAKPEVEWGKKVLDRLHLQGFEKVLDAGCGTGRVTAMLCERLPHGHVIAVDLSDNMLNVAREHLKGVSGRVKFVQADLVNLSLQEEVDGIFSTAAIHWISDHWKLFGGFYRALRPGGWLVAQCGAAPNLARLRRRAAELVYEGMFSVYFRDWTDPWMFVEHTTMAERLRLVGFENVKTTQVPAYSCMPNREMYKQYISTVTLRKHVAQMPAEIAQKFLNVLADMAEHDTPKFEMDYWRLNMSAVKPANTAAVNSNLASTSN
- the cutA gene encoding divalent-cation tolerance protein CutA; this encodes MTDTRLLLSTAGSREEAKTIAHALVERRHAACVNLVGPLESIYRWKGEVESAAEFLLLIKTTVENVAAVRDDIRELHSYELPECIAIDITDGCPDYLRWIVDSVR